The Virgibacillus phasianinus genome includes a window with the following:
- the ctaD gene encoding cytochrome c oxidase subunit I encodes MREVKVVSNAATHKRGFGAVLWDYLTTVDHKKIAHLYLFSGGFFFLMGGIEAMLIRIQLIKPNSEFLSNGLYNEVLTMHGTTMIFLAAMPLIFALMNAAVPLQIGARDVAFPFINSLGFWLFLFGGLILNCSWFLGGAPDAGWTAYAPLSTTSPGHGVDFYVIGLQIAGAGTLIGGINFLVTIVNMRAPGMTYMRMPLFTWSVFITSILILFAFPALTVGLFLLMFERMFGAGFFDASLGGNAIIWEHLFWIFGHPEVYILILPLFGLFSDLFSTFSKKRLFGYTAMVFATMLIAFLGFMVWAHHMFTVGLGPVANSIFAIATMAIAVPTGIKIFNWLATMWGGQITINSAMLWALGFIPTFTLGGMTGVMVASVVADYQYHDSYFVVAHFHYVIVGGTIFGIFAGLHYWWPKMFGRILHEGMGKLTFWTFLIGFHLTFFIQHFLGLMGMPRRYSTYLPNQGLDLGNLISTIGAFFMAFAVIVFVINVFYTAAKGEKAPADPWDGRTLEWATASPPAHYNFKQVPLVRGLDPLWIEKTEGKGKLTPSEPLGDIHMPNASILPFVMSLGLFIAGFGFIYQVDDKGWLAVVFIGMAITLGSMLIRSLKDDLGHHITKEELEREAD; translated from the coding sequence ATGAGGGAGGTTAAAGTAGTGAGTAATGCAGCTACTCATAAGAGAGGCTTCGGTGCTGTGCTTTGGGATTATTTAACAACTGTTGACCATAAAAAAATTGCGCATTTATATTTGTTCAGCGGTGGTTTTTTCTTCCTAATGGGCGGAATAGAAGCTATGTTAATTCGGATTCAATTAATCAAACCGAACAGTGAATTTCTAAGTAATGGTTTGTACAACGAAGTATTGACAATGCATGGAACAACGATGATATTCTTAGCAGCCATGCCGTTAATCTTCGCCCTGATGAATGCAGCGGTTCCATTGCAGATTGGTGCACGAGATGTTGCGTTTCCGTTTATTAATTCATTAGGATTTTGGTTATTTTTATTTGGTGGACTAATTTTAAACTGTAGTTGGTTCTTGGGCGGAGCACCAGATGCAGGTTGGACTGCCTATGCACCGTTATCAACTACATCGCCAGGTCATGGTGTCGACTTTTATGTGATAGGACTCCAGATTGCTGGTGCCGGAACTTTAATTGGTGGTATTAACTTTTTGGTAACGATCGTTAATATGCGTGCACCAGGTATGACATATATGAGAATGCCATTATTTACATGGTCTGTATTTATTACAAGTATACTTATTTTATTTGCATTTCCAGCATTGACTGTTGGACTATTCTTACTAATGTTTGAAAGAATGTTTGGCGCCGGATTTTTCGATGCGTCCCTTGGTGGTAATGCAATTATTTGGGAACATTTATTCTGGATCTTCGGTCACCCAGAGGTTTATATTTTGATTTTACCGTTATTCGGATTGTTTAGTGACCTTTTTTCAACATTTTCAAAGAAACGATTATTTGGTTATACAGCAATGGTGTTTGCTACCATGCTAATTGCATTTCTAGGATTTATGGTTTGGGCCCACCATATGTTTACCGTAGGTCTTGGGCCAGTTGCTAACTCTATTTTTGCGATTGCGACAATGGCAATTGCTGTACCAACAGGTATTAAAATATTTAACTGGCTGGCAACAATGTGGGGCGGCCAAATTACAATTAATTCGGCTATGCTATGGGCACTTGGATTTATCCCAACATTTACGCTTGGTGGTATGACGGGTGTAATGGTAGCGTCAGTAGTAGCCGATTACCAATACCATGACTCTTATTTCGTGGTTGCTCACTTCCACTATGTAATTGTTGGTGGAACAATATTTGGTATTTTTGCAGGACTACATTATTGGTGGCCAAAAATGTTTGGCAGAATCCTGCATGAAGGAATGGGTAAACTAACTTTCTGGACATTCTTAATTGGATTCCATTTAACATTCTTTATTCAGCATTTCCTAGGATTAATGGGTATGCCTCGTAGGTATTCAACATATCTGCCAAATCAAGGTTTGGATCTTGGAAACTTAATTAGTACAATTGGCGCGTTCTTCATGGCATTTGCTGTAATTGTATTTGTTATTAACGTATTTTACACTGCAGCAAAAGGTGAAAAGGCTCCTGCAGATCCGTGGGATGGCCGTACGTTAGAATGGGCAACAGCATCCCCGCCTGCACATTATAACTTTAAACAGGTTCCACTTGTTCGTGGACTTGATCCACTATGGATTGAAAAGACAGAAGGTAAAGGCAAACTGACACCTTCAGAACCACTAGGCGATATTCATATGCCAAATGCATCTATTCTGCCATTTGTTATGTCACTTGGGTTATTTATTGCAGGATTTGGTTTTATTTACCAAGTGGATGATAAGGGCTGGTTAGCTGTAGTCTTCATCGGTATGGCAATTACCCTAGGTTCCATGTTAATTCGTTCATTAAAAGATGATTTAGGGCATCATATAACCAAAGAAGAACTTGAAAGGGAGGCTGACTGA
- the cyoE gene encoding heme o synthase — MNKVETTSSRMIGNVATSENKDTTLFADLKALFKVGIVNSNLITTFTGFWLALHFTNVSFVNNWDIFLLTMAGTALVIAGGCILNNWYDRDIDPVMSRTKTRPTVTGTIALNHVLIVGIATTGIGLILLLLTTVQAAVFGFFGWFTYVVLYTMWSKRRYTLNTVVGSFSGAMPPLIGWAAIDPNLHIEAIVLFLIMFIWQTPHFLALAMKKCDEYKAAGIPMLPVVHGFEFTKRQMVVYTACLLPLPFYLAQLGTTFVVIATLLNVGWLALGIKGLFMKNDLKWANMMFIYSLNYLTILFLMMVVVTFDFPFS; from the coding sequence ATGAATAAAGTGGAGACAACATCTTCACGAATGATTGGAAATGTTGCTACATCAGAAAACAAAGATACGACATTGTTTGCAGATTTAAAAGCCCTCTTTAAAGTAGGAATTGTAAATTCTAACTTAATCACCACTTTCACTGGATTTTGGTTAGCGCTTCATTTTACGAATGTTTCTTTCGTTAATAATTGGGATATTTTCTTGTTAACAATGGCCGGTACCGCTTTAGTAATTGCCGGTGGTTGTATACTTAATAACTGGTATGATCGCGATATTGACCCTGTTATGTCTCGCACTAAAACGAGACCAACTGTAACGGGAACTATCGCTTTGAATCATGTCCTGATAGTTGGTATTGCCACAACCGGAATAGGTCTAATCCTTTTGTTATTAACTACTGTTCAGGCCGCTGTGTTTGGCTTTTTTGGCTGGTTTACGTATGTAGTTCTATATACAATGTGGTCAAAACGCAGGTATACACTAAATACAGTAGTCGGCAGTTTTTCTGGTGCCATGCCGCCATTAATTGGATGGGCAGCAATTGATCCAAATCTTCATATTGAGGCGATTGTCTTATTTTTAATCATGTTTATCTGGCAGACTCCACATTTTCTTGCCTTGGCAATGAAAAAGTGTGATGAATATAAGGCTGCCGGTATACCTATGCTACCGGTTGTACATGGTTTTGAATTTACAAAAAGACAAATGGTTGTTTATACAGCCTGTCTATTGCCATTGCCATTTTATCTAGCACAGCTTGGTACAACGTTTGTTGTTATTGCAACGTTATTAAATGTCGGCTGGCTTGCACTGGGTATTAAAGGGTTGTTTATGAAAAATGACCTGAAATGGGCAAATATGATGTTTATTTATTCGTTGAACTATTTAACTATATTATTTTTAATGATGGTTGTTGTAACATTTGATTTCCCCTTTAGTTAA
- the coxB gene encoding cytochrome c oxidase subunit II, which translates to MKGWMGKFRALTLFGSLALLLSGCGQENLSALIPKGYGAEKSLDLIILTAIIMLFVLLIVMLVYITVLVRFRKKKGQKDFIPKQVEGNKTLETIWTVIPILLLIIIAVPTVAATFDLADESGAKDKLNVEVTGNQYWWHFNYKGQEIQTSQDLYIPTGEKVYLNMKSSDVIHSFWVPAISGKMDVNPENENTMFIKANEEGVYYGKCAELCGPSHALMDFKIIAVSPEEFDQWVKDMQNVDPKAVAEGETAKQGQTLFEESNCMGCHAIGSSPVQVGPNLTNFGERTRIAGILDHNKENLISWIMNPDSIKPGNKMDGKYPELSRDEASKIADYLLQLKPSSITAEDAGK; encoded by the coding sequence ATGAAAGGTTGGATGGGAAAATTTAGAGCTTTAACTTTATTTGGCTCATTGGCACTTTTACTTTCAGGGTGTGGTCAAGAAAATTTAAGTGCTTTAATACCTAAGGGATATGGAGCTGAAAAGTCGTTAGATTTAATTATTCTGACTGCAATTATTATGCTATTTGTCCTGCTAATTGTAATGTTGGTATATATTACAGTTTTAGTTCGTTTCCGTAAAAAGAAAGGACAAAAAGACTTTATTCCAAAACAAGTTGAAGGAAATAAAACTCTTGAAACAATTTGGACAGTAATTCCGATATTATTGCTAATTATCATTGCTGTTCCTACTGTAGCCGCAACGTTTGACTTAGCGGACGAATCAGGGGCAAAAGATAAGCTTAATGTTGAAGTTACAGGTAACCAATACTGGTGGCACTTTAATTACAAGGGCCAGGAAATACAAACAAGTCAGGATTTGTATATTCCAACAGGCGAAAAGGTATATTTAAACATGAAATCGTCTGATGTTATTCACTCATTCTGGGTTCCGGCTATTTCTGGAAAAATGGACGTAAACCCTGAAAACGAAAATACAATGTTCATAAAGGCCAATGAAGAAGGCGTTTACTATGGTAAGTGTGCTGAGTTATGTGGTCCGTCACATGCGCTAATGGATTTTAAAATTATTGCTGTCAGCCCAGAAGAATTTGATCAATGGGTGAAGGATATGCAAAACGTTGATCCTAAAGCAGTTGCTGAAGGCGAAACTGCAAAGCAGGGGCAAACATTGTTTGAAGAAAGTAATTGTATGGGGTGTCATGCAATCGGTTCCTCACCGGTACAGGTTGGACCAAACTTAACTAACTTTGGTGAGCGTACACGCATTGCTGGAATATTGGATCATAATAAAGAAAACCTGATTAGTTGGATTATGAATCCGGATTCCATAAAGCCTGGTAACAAGATGGATGGCAAATACCCAGAGCTATCAAGAGATGAAGCAAGCAAAATTGCAGATTACTTATTGCAACTGAAACCGTCTAGTATAACGGCTGAAGATGCTGGGAAATAG
- a CDS encoding COX15/CtaA family protein, which yields MIRSLKWLSVVATVGMFFVLIGGALVTKTGSGAGCGSSWPLCEGQFVPTMITPELLIELSHRLVTGVVGFVVLALSILSWRKIGHIREVKFLAFLSVFFLLAQALIGAAAVKWGQSEFVLAAHFGISLISFASVFLLTLLVFEIDKKFDANSLHIKKKHRIEIYAISVYTLMVVYTGALVRHAEASLVCGDWPFCTNTQPFDFTSFRLDQWIHMGHRLAAGLLFVWTIILFVKIIRNYRNNRVMVWGWSVTLGLICIQVFFGAMIIFTLLNLGIALMHAFVVSCYFAMLSYFILLSNRSAKYE from the coding sequence ATGATCAGATCGTTAAAATGGCTATCCGTAGTTGCTACGGTAGGCATGTTTTTTGTATTAATTGGTGGTGCACTGGTAACAAAAACAGGTTCTGGAGCAGGCTGCGGATCAAGCTGGCCGTTGTGTGAAGGACAATTTGTGCCAACAATGATTACTCCTGAGTTGTTAATTGAATTAAGTCATCGGCTTGTAACAGGAGTTGTTGGATTTGTCGTTCTTGCTTTATCCATTCTATCATGGCGGAAGATCGGGCATATCCGTGAGGTTAAATTTTTAGCATTTTTGTCTGTTTTCTTCTTGTTAGCCCAAGCATTGATTGGCGCAGCTGCAGTAAAATGGGGGCAATCAGAATTCGTACTAGCCGCCCATTTTGGTATTTCATTAATATCTTTCGCTTCTGTGTTTTTGCTTACATTATTAGTATTTGAAATTGATAAGAAATTTGATGCGAATTCGCTGCATATTAAAAAGAAACATCGAATTGAAATATATGCAATATCCGTTTATACGTTAATGGTGGTTTATACTGGAGCACTAGTTCGGCATGCGGAAGCAAGTCTTGTATGTGGTGATTGGCCATTTTGTACAAATACTCAACCTTTTGATTTCACTTCATTCAGGCTTGATCAGTGGATTCATATGGGGCACCGTTTGGCCGCAGGTTTATTATTCGTATGGACAATCATTCTTTTTGTAAAAATAATCAGGAATTACCGGAACAATCGGGTTATGGTTTGGGGTTGGTCCGTTACTCTCGGGCTGATTTGCATTCAGGTATTTTTTGGCGCAATGATTATTTTCACATTGCTAAACCTTGGAATAGCATTAATGCATGCTTTCGTAGTATCTTGTTATTTTGCGATGCTGAGTTATTTTATTTTACTTTCAAACCGAAGTGCAAAATACGAGTGA